The proteins below are encoded in one region of Corallococcus silvisoli:
- a CDS encoding zinc-binding dehydrogenase, whose translation MRATVFRGIDKVGLEDVERPKAGVGEAVVRVTLTTICGTDVHIVRGEYPVKPGLTVGHEMVGVIDALGDGVTGYQVGQRVLVGAITPCGQCRGCLSGHASQCGHGEGMEAAGGWRLGNTMNGVQAEYVRVPFAQANLAPIPDELKDEQVLLLADIASTGFSGAESGGVKIGDAVVVFAQGPIGLCASVGARLMGASLVIGVDGDESRLAMARKLGVDVALDFRNQDVVAEVKRLTGGGVDVAIEALGTQQTFESALRSLNPGGTLSSLGVYSGKLQLPYDAFAAGLGDHRIVTTLCPGGKERMRRLMEVVRTKRVDLTPLFTHRFALKDIREAYALFSQRKDGVLKVAIRP comes from the coding sequence ATGCGAGCGACCGTGTTTCGAGGCATCGACAAGGTGGGCCTGGAGGACGTCGAACGTCCGAAGGCGGGCGTGGGGGAGGCCGTCGTCCGGGTGACGCTCACCACCATCTGCGGCACCGACGTGCACATCGTCCGGGGCGAGTACCCGGTGAAGCCGGGCCTCACCGTGGGCCATGAGATGGTGGGCGTCATCGACGCGCTGGGCGATGGCGTGACGGGCTATCAGGTGGGGCAGCGCGTGCTGGTGGGCGCCATCACCCCCTGCGGCCAGTGCCGGGGCTGCCTCTCCGGGCACGCGTCCCAATGCGGCCACGGCGAGGGCATGGAGGCGGCGGGGGGCTGGCGGCTGGGCAACACGATGAACGGCGTGCAGGCCGAGTACGTCCGCGTGCCCTTCGCGCAGGCCAACCTGGCGCCGATTCCAGATGAGCTGAAGGACGAACAGGTGTTGCTGCTGGCGGACATCGCCTCCACGGGCTTCAGCGGCGCGGAGTCCGGCGGCGTGAAGATTGGCGACGCGGTGGTGGTGTTCGCGCAGGGGCCCATTGGCCTGTGCGCCTCCGTGGGGGCCCGGCTGATGGGGGCCTCGCTGGTGATTGGCGTGGACGGAGACGAGTCGCGGCTGGCCATGGCGCGGAAGCTGGGCGTGGACGTGGCGCTCGACTTCCGCAACCAGGACGTGGTGGCGGAGGTGAAGCGGCTCACCGGGGGCGGCGTGGACGTGGCCATCGAGGCGTTGGGCACGCAGCAGACCTTCGAGAGCGCGCTGCGCTCGCTCAACCCCGGCGGCACGCTCTCCAGCCTGGGGGTGTACTCCGGCAAGCTGCAGCTGCCCTACGATGCCTTCGCGGCCGGGCTGGGCGACCACCGCATCGTCACCACGCTCTGTCCGGGCGGCAAGGAGCGCATGCGCCGCCTGATGGAGGTGGTGCGCACGAAGCGCGTGGACCTCACGCCGCTCTTCACGCACCGCTTCGCGCTCAAGGACATCCGCGAAGCCTATGCGCTGTTCAGCCAGCGCAAGGACGGCGTGCTCAAGGTCGCCATCCGGCCCTGA
- the rraA gene encoding ribonuclease E activity regulator RraA, which translates to MNDSSDFKTADLCDAHADTSRFQIADPGFLDYGGRRSFSGPISTVRAPEDNSRVRQALEEPGLGRVLVVDGGGSRRCALVGDVLAALGQKNGWAGVVVNGCIRDAEEVGRTDIGVKALGTHPLRSGKRNEGQRDVEVRFAGVTFTPGHHLYADADGIVTSEQPLR; encoded by the coding sequence ATGAACGACTCCTCTGACTTCAAGACCGCGGACCTCTGCGATGCCCACGCGGACACCTCGCGGTTCCAGATCGCGGACCCTGGCTTCCTGGACTACGGCGGGCGCAGGAGCTTCAGCGGCCCCATCAGCACGGTGCGGGCGCCCGAGGACAACTCGCGGGTGCGCCAGGCGCTGGAGGAGCCCGGCCTGGGCCGCGTGCTGGTGGTGGATGGCGGGGGCAGCCGCCGGTGCGCGCTGGTGGGCGACGTGCTGGCGGCGCTCGGGCAGAAGAACGGCTGGGCGGGCGTGGTGGTGAACGGCTGCATCCGCGACGCGGAGGAGGTGGGCCGCACCGACATCGGCGTGAAGGCCCTGGGCACCCACCCGCTCAGGAGCGGCAAGCGCAACGAGGGTCAGCGCGACGTGGAGGTGCGCTTCGCAGGAGTCACCTTCACCCCGGGCCACCACCTCTACGCGGACGCGGACGGCATCGTCACTTCCGAGCAGCCGCTGCGCTGA
- a CDS encoding catalase yields MSQRPTLTTEAGAPVADNQHSQTAGPSGPVLLQDHHLLEKLARFNRERIPERVVHAVGSGAYGTFEVTSKDVTRYTRMKVFSEVGKQTEVFLRFSTVAGSKGAPDTARDPRGFAVRFYTEDGNWDLVGNNTPVFFLRDGIKFPDFIHSQKYDPYTNCQEPDNVWDFFSYSPEATHQFTWLFGDRGIPATLRHMDGFGSHTFQWVNARGERSWVKFHFKTDQGIRTLTSPEAEALGGKDPQHHQRDLYQAIERGEFPSWTLKVQVMPEADAANYRFNPFDLTKVWPHQDYPLMEVGRLTLNRNPENFFAEVEQAALDPAHFVPGIGPSPDRMLQARLFAYGDAHRYRVGINSTQLPVNAPRGVKGGARNYGRDGAMRFDGNGGRGPNYEPNSFHGPAQTDASPGLGYAVDGMTGTFVHGKHAEDTDFVQAGALYRLMDEAAKARLVENLSGSLAQVSREDIITRAIAHLRAADEDYGARIATAVQQLRRSR; encoded by the coding sequence ATGTCCCAGCGCCCCACCCTCACCACCGAAGCCGGCGCCCCGGTCGCCGACAACCAGCACTCGCAGACCGCCGGCCCCAGCGGCCCGGTGCTGCTCCAGGACCACCACCTGCTGGAGAAGCTGGCCCGCTTCAACCGCGAGCGCATCCCGGAGCGCGTGGTGCACGCGGTGGGCTCCGGCGCCTACGGCACCTTCGAGGTCACGTCGAAGGACGTGACGCGCTACACGCGCATGAAGGTCTTCAGCGAGGTGGGCAAGCAGACGGAGGTCTTCCTGCGCTTCTCCACCGTGGCGGGCTCCAAGGGTGCGCCGGACACCGCCCGCGACCCGCGCGGCTTCGCGGTGCGCTTCTACACGGAGGACGGCAACTGGGACCTCGTGGGCAACAACACGCCGGTGTTCTTCCTGCGCGACGGCATCAAGTTCCCGGACTTCATCCACTCGCAGAAGTACGACCCGTACACGAACTGCCAGGAGCCGGACAACGTCTGGGACTTCTTCTCCTACTCGCCGGAGGCCACGCACCAGTTCACCTGGCTGTTCGGCGACCGGGGCATCCCCGCGACGCTGCGGCACATGGACGGCTTCGGTTCACACACCTTCCAGTGGGTGAACGCGCGGGGCGAGCGCTCCTGGGTGAAGTTCCACTTCAAGACCGACCAGGGCATCCGCACCCTCACCTCGCCGGAGGCCGAAGCCCTGGGCGGGAAGGATCCGCAGCACCACCAGCGCGACCTGTACCAGGCCATCGAGCGCGGCGAGTTCCCCTCGTGGACGCTCAAGGTGCAGGTGATGCCGGAGGCGGACGCGGCGAACTACCGCTTCAACCCGTTCGACCTCACCAAGGTGTGGCCGCACCAGGACTACCCGCTGATGGAGGTGGGCAGGCTCACCCTGAACCGCAACCCGGAGAACTTCTTCGCGGAGGTGGAGCAGGCGGCGTTGGACCCCGCGCACTTCGTGCCCGGCATCGGCCCGTCGCCGGACCGGATGCTCCAGGCGCGGCTGTTCGCGTACGGCGATGCGCACCGCTACCGGGTGGGCATCAACAGCACGCAGCTGCCCGTGAACGCGCCGCGCGGCGTGAAGGGCGGCGCGCGCAACTACGGCCGTGACGGCGCCATGCGCTTCGACGGCAACGGCGGGCGCGGCCCCAACTACGAGCCGAACAGCTTCCACGGCCCCGCGCAGACGGACGCGTCCCCCGGCCTGGGCTACGCGGTGGACGGCATGACGGGCACCTTCGTGCACGGCAAGCACGCCGAGGACACCGACTTCGTGCAGGCGGGCGCCCTCTACCGGCTGATGGACGAGGCCGCGAAGGCGCGGCTGGTGGAGAACCTCTCCGGCAGCCTCGCCCAGGTGAGCCGCGAGGACATCATCACCCGCGCCATCGCCCACCTCCGCGCCGCCGACGAGGACTACGGCGCGCGCATCGCCACCGCCGTCCAGCAGCTGCGCCGCTCTCGCTAG
- a CDS encoding ankyrin repeat domain-containing protein, translating to MLPHTVTKTLDAPRPSDGDSDDAAVVDLARTAFALARAGAARDLAVMLDAGLPAGLRNERGDSLLMLASYHGHVEATHLLLKRGANPEQTNDAGQTPLAGAAFKGSAAIATVLLDAGAKVDGAGGDGRTPLMFAAMFDKLDVVELLLQRGANPDLRDADQRTALAYARAFGAWRAAGRLEPRPPAQD from the coding sequence ATGCTCCCCCACACCGTCACGAAGACCCTCGATGCCCCTCGTCCCTCGGACGGGGATTCCGACGACGCCGCGGTGGTCGACCTCGCGAGGACCGCGTTCGCGCTGGCCCGCGCGGGCGCGGCCCGGGACCTGGCGGTGATGCTCGACGCCGGGCTGCCCGCGGGCCTGCGCAACGAGCGCGGCGACTCGCTCCTGATGCTGGCCAGCTACCACGGCCACGTGGAGGCGACGCACCTCCTGCTGAAGCGCGGGGCCAACCCGGAGCAGACCAACGACGCCGGGCAGACGCCGCTGGCCGGCGCGGCCTTCAAGGGCAGCGCGGCCATCGCCACGGTGCTGCTGGACGCGGGCGCGAAGGTGGACGGCGCGGGCGGAGACGGCCGCACGCCCCTGATGTTCGCGGCCATGTTCGACAAGCTGGACGTGGTGGAGCTGCTGCTCCAGCGCGGCGCCAACCCGGACCTCCGGGACGCGGACCAGCGCACCGCGCTCGCCTACGCCCGGGCGTTCGGGGCGTGGCGAGCGGCGGGCCGGCTAGAGCCGCGGCCTCCAGCCCAGGACTGA
- the can gene encoding carbonate dehydratase, whose product MTDPNAADPTLDALFENNRQWAASMVEKDADFFRKMASHQSPEYLWIGCSDSRVPANQIVNLMAGDLFVHRNIANVVVHTDLNALSVLQFAIDLLRVRHVIVCGHYGCSGVRAALERKRVGLADNWLRHIQDVHQKHERLLGEGLSPRERHDRLGELNVLEQVQNVSHTTIVQDAWERGQPLTVHGWIYGVEDGLLKDLGLTLGGPDELAAKLPGCLARYASAPAPAPEPPPEPLRAGWRP is encoded by the coding sequence ATGACCGACCCGAACGCCGCTGACCCGACGCTGGACGCGCTGTTCGAGAACAACCGCCAGTGGGCCGCTTCGATGGTGGAGAAGGACGCCGACTTCTTCCGGAAGATGGCCAGCCATCAGTCTCCGGAGTACCTGTGGATCGGCTGCTCCGACAGCCGCGTGCCGGCCAATCAAATCGTCAACCTGATGGCGGGCGACCTGTTCGTCCACCGCAACATCGCCAACGTGGTGGTGCACACCGACCTGAACGCGCTGTCGGTGCTGCAATTCGCCATCGACCTGTTGCGCGTCCGGCACGTCATCGTCTGCGGCCACTACGGCTGCTCGGGCGTGCGCGCCGCGCTGGAGCGCAAGCGGGTGGGGCTGGCGGACAACTGGCTGCGGCACATCCAGGACGTGCACCAGAAGCATGAGCGGCTCCTGGGCGAAGGGCTGTCCCCCCGCGAACGGCACGACCGGCTGGGCGAACTCAACGTGCTGGAGCAGGTGCAGAACGTCAGCCACACCACCATCGTGCAGGACGCCTGGGAGCGCGGACAGCCGCTCACCGTGCATGGGTGGATCTACGGCGTGGAGGACGGCCTGCTCAAGGACCTGGGGCTGACGCTCGGCGGCCCGGACGAGCTGGCCGCGAAGCTGCCCGGGTGCCTCGCGCGCTACGCGTCCGCGCCGGCGCCGGCGCCGGAGCCGCCCCCGGAGCCGCTCAGGGCCGGATGGCGACCTTGA
- a CDS encoding universal stress protein, with protein MAIACTTNFSDAARRTSDTVALLSRRMNAPLCLIHVVSKTLMRTFGQSVREAALSALQGEARRLETLGAVGVETVLLTGEPEQAVSELAAERGFQLVVASAPDEPTPFRGLGGTVDRMAQELDVPFLVVRGNAALEAWARGERALRVMLGLDRSRPFEVAREWVKGLARFGPLEVVGGHVFWAGTEAERLGLEHPHNYKDISPELHDALEQEAATLLEPLRAASTSVRVRMEPGLGRVADHLVALAAEEQVDLLVVGTHQRKALARLWSVSQAARRLASMSVVSVPVLTAEQGLEAELPRVRSVLASTDFMAAGDRAIAYAFAIAPPGGTVHLLHVEPADATQEELEAARRQLELRVPREAQDGAHQVELSVLTGDDVAGVITQAAERHCVDLLCLGTHGRTGVSRAVLGSVAQQVMARSDRPAVTVRMPRA; from the coding sequence ATGGCCATCGCCTGCACCACCAATTTCTCGGATGCCGCCCGGCGCACCAGCGACACCGTGGCGCTGCTCTCCCGACGGATGAACGCTCCGCTCTGCCTGATCCACGTGGTGTCCAAGACGCTGATGCGGACCTTCGGCCAGTCCGTCCGCGAGGCCGCCCTGTCCGCGCTCCAGGGAGAGGCGCGGAGGCTGGAGACCCTGGGCGCCGTGGGCGTCGAGACCGTGCTGCTGACGGGGGAGCCCGAGCAGGCCGTGAGCGAGCTGGCGGCGGAGCGGGGCTTCCAGCTGGTGGTGGCCTCGGCCCCGGACGAGCCGACGCCCTTCCGAGGCCTGGGGGGCACGGTGGACCGGATGGCGCAGGAGCTGGACGTCCCCTTCCTGGTGGTCCGCGGAAACGCGGCGCTGGAGGCCTGGGCGCGCGGGGAGCGGGCCCTGCGGGTGATGTTGGGCCTGGACCGCTCGCGGCCCTTCGAGGTCGCGCGCGAGTGGGTGAAGGGCCTGGCGAGGTTCGGCCCGCTGGAGGTGGTGGGCGGGCACGTCTTCTGGGCCGGCACGGAGGCGGAGCGGCTGGGGCTGGAGCACCCGCACAACTACAAGGACATCTCCCCGGAGCTGCACGACGCGCTGGAGCAGGAGGCCGCCACGCTGTTGGAGCCGCTGCGCGCGGCGTCCACGTCCGTGCGCGTGCGGATGGAGCCGGGCCTGGGACGCGTCGCGGACCACCTGGTCGCGCTGGCCGCCGAGGAGCAGGTGGACCTGCTGGTGGTGGGCACGCACCAACGCAAGGCGCTGGCACGCCTGTGGAGCGTGTCCCAGGCCGCGCGGCGTCTGGCCTCCATGTCGGTGGTGAGCGTGCCGGTGCTCACGGCCGAGCAGGGGCTGGAGGCGGAGCTGCCCCGGGTGCGCTCGGTGCTCGCGAGCACGGACTTCATGGCGGCGGGGGACCGCGCCATCGCCTACGCCTTCGCCATCGCGCCTCCGGGGGGCACGGTGCACCTGCTGCACGTGGAGCCCGCGGACGCGACGCAAGAGGAACTCGAGGCCGCCCGGCGCCAGCTGGAGCTCCGGGTGCCCCGCGAGGCACAGGACGGGGCCCACCAGGTGGAGCTGTCGGTGCTGACCGGGGACGACGTGGCGGGCGTCATCACCCAGGCCGCGGAGCGGCACTGCGTGGACCTGCTGTGCCTGGGGACCCACGGCCGCACCGGCGTGAGCCGGGCGGTGCTGGGCTCGGTGGCGCAGCAGGTGATGGCGCGCAGCGACCGGCCCGCGGTGACGGTGCGCATGCCGCGCGCCTGA
- a CDS encoding LysR substrate-binding domain-containing protein, whose translation MASLNDLSLRQLEYVVAVAETLGFRRAAERCHVSQPALSAQIQQLEAVLGVKLFERDARRVLLTPEGRELVARARRVLTEAEDLLTAAARMGDPFAGPLHLGAIPTVAPYVLPEVVPALVKRYPKLRLRLREEKTALLMRDMDEGRLDAALLAVDTELGRAVEHEVIAEDPFVVAAPPGHPLEKKKQVQLRDLDEEDVLLLEDGHCFRSQTLALCTRVGAREVDFRATSLTTLAQMVMAAGGITLLPKLAVPMENRQGQLVVRPFAPPGPGRTLALAWRPGHPRAEALRAIAGTLRSAWPGGAGRAKVSAAAARK comes from the coding sequence ATGGCCTCGCTCAACGACCTCAGCCTGCGGCAGTTGGAGTACGTGGTGGCGGTGGCGGAGACGCTGGGCTTCCGGCGGGCGGCCGAGCGGTGCCACGTCTCCCAGCCGGCGCTGAGCGCGCAGATTCAGCAGTTGGAGGCGGTGCTCGGGGTGAAGCTGTTCGAGCGGGACGCGCGCCGCGTGCTGCTCACGCCAGAGGGTCGGGAGCTGGTGGCGAGGGCGCGCCGGGTGCTCACGGAGGCGGAGGACCTCCTCACGGCGGCGGCGCGGATGGGGGACCCCTTCGCGGGCCCGCTGCACCTGGGCGCCATCCCGACGGTGGCGCCCTATGTGCTGCCGGAGGTGGTGCCCGCGCTGGTGAAGCGCTACCCGAAGCTGCGGCTGCGGCTGCGCGAGGAGAAGACGGCGCTGCTCATGCGCGACATGGATGAGGGCCGGCTGGACGCGGCGCTGCTCGCGGTGGACACGGAGTTGGGGCGCGCGGTGGAGCACGAGGTCATCGCGGAGGACCCCTTCGTCGTCGCGGCGCCTCCAGGGCACCCGCTGGAGAAGAAGAAGCAGGTGCAGCTGCGCGACCTGGACGAGGAGGACGTGCTGCTCCTGGAGGACGGGCACTGCTTCCGGAGCCAGACGCTGGCCCTGTGCACGCGCGTGGGCGCGCGTGAGGTGGACTTCCGGGCCACCAGCCTGACGACGCTCGCGCAGATGGTGATGGCGGCGGGCGGCATCACGCTGCTGCCCAAGCTGGCGGTGCCCATGGAGAACCGGCAGGGGCAGCTGGTGGTGCGGCCCTTCGCGCCGCCGGGGCCGGGCCGCACGCTCGCCCTCGCGTGGCGTCCCGGACACCCCCGGGCCGAAGCGCTGCGCGCCATCGCGGGGACGCTGCGCTCCGCGTGGCCCGGTGGGGCAGGGCGGGCGAAGGTCAGCGCAGCGGCTGCTCGGAAGTGA
- the tal gene encoding transaldolase: MNPLRQLAEFGQSVWVDNLQRSYITKGTLKKFIDEDGLKGLTSNPTIFQKAVSGSDDYQDLFDAAKGQGLSGNDLYEQLAVRDVQGAADILRTVYDATKGQDGFASLEVSPRLALDTKATLEEARRLWKTLARPNVMVKVPGTEAGVPAFEQLTSEGININVTLLFSQERYRQIAEAYVSGLEKLAASGGDVSRVASVASFFVSRIDTLADKEIEKKLKAGATPEQQKALEGLSGKVAIANAKLAYRIYKEIFGGARWKALAAKGARVQRVLWASTSTKSPKLRDVLYVEELIGRDTVNTMPPATIDAFRDHGKVRASLEEDLPAAEATLRQLEAGGISMRKLTDTLTTDGIRLFEESFDQLLSAVGEKLKKT, translated from the coding sequence ATGAATCCGCTTCGACAGCTCGCCGAGTTTGGCCAATCCGTCTGGGTGGACAACCTCCAGCGCAGCTACATCACGAAGGGCACGCTGAAGAAGTTCATCGACGAGGACGGCCTCAAGGGGCTCACCTCCAACCCGACCATCTTCCAGAAGGCGGTGTCGGGCAGCGACGACTATCAGGACCTCTTCGACGCGGCGAAGGGCCAGGGTCTGTCCGGCAACGACCTCTACGAGCAGCTGGCGGTGCGCGACGTGCAGGGCGCGGCGGACATCCTGCGCACCGTCTACGACGCGACGAAGGGCCAGGACGGCTTCGCGTCGCTGGAGGTGTCCCCCCGGCTGGCGCTCGACACGAAGGCCACCCTGGAGGAGGCGCGGCGGCTGTGGAAGACGCTCGCGCGACCCAACGTGATGGTCAAGGTCCCGGGCACGGAGGCCGGCGTTCCGGCCTTCGAGCAGCTCACCTCCGAGGGCATCAACATCAACGTGACGCTGCTCTTCAGCCAGGAGCGCTACCGGCAGATCGCCGAGGCCTACGTGAGCGGCCTGGAGAAGCTGGCCGCGTCCGGAGGGGACGTGAGCCGCGTCGCCAGCGTGGCGTCGTTCTTCGTCAGCCGCATCGACACCCTGGCGGACAAGGAGATCGAAAAGAAGCTGAAGGCCGGCGCCACGCCCGAACAGCAGAAGGCGCTGGAGGGGCTGAGCGGCAAGGTGGCCATCGCCAACGCGAAGCTCGCCTACCGCATCTACAAGGAGATCTTCGGCGGCGCGCGCTGGAAGGCGCTCGCGGCGAAGGGCGCCAGGGTGCAGCGCGTGCTCTGGGCGAGCACCAGCACCAAGAGCCCGAAGCTGAGGGACGTGCTCTACGTGGAGGAGCTCATCGGCCGCGACACGGTGAACACCATGCCGCCCGCGACCATCGACGCGTTCCGCGACCACGGCAAGGTGCGCGCGAGCCTGGAGGAGGACCTCCCGGCCGCGGAGGCCACCCTGCGCCAGCTGGAGGCGGGCGGCATCTCCATGCGGAAGCTCACCGACACGCTGACCACGGATGGCATCCGCCTGTTCGAGGAGTCCTTCGACCAGCTCCTCTCCGCGGTGGGGGAGAAGCTGAAGAAGACCTGA
- a CDS encoding transketolase: MADTLADLAAQLRIDSIRCTTAAGSGHPSSSMSAADIMAVLFQKYLRFDFQQPRAPNNDRFVLSKGHACPVLYSAFKAAGAIDDRELLTLRKFGSRLEGHPNPHVLPYVDVATGSLGQGLAVGVGMALTARMDGLPFRTYVLMGDSETAEGSVWEAFDKASHYQLDNLCAIIDVNRLGQSRATELGWNVEAYVARARAFGWHAIALDGHDLGAIDRAFAEAQGKKGQPTCLICKTEKGHGYSLIANKEGWHGKPLPEDKAKDAIRELGGERNVRIQVKKPEAVKPSGLDVAAPLKLPTYEVGQKEATRKAYGDALLALGNARPDVVALDAEVSNSTYSDEFHKAHPKRYFEMFIAEQNMVSSAVGMAVLGKKVFVSTFAAFLSRAYDQVRMAAISNATVHLCGSHAGVSIGEDGPSQMALEDLAMMRAVGGSTVLYPSDPNQTAKLLAQVLERPGITYLRSTREKTPVLYPATEAFPLGGSKVLRRSDKDVATVVAAGITLHEALKAYELLKQEGIPVRVIDLYSVKPVDAKTLREAARETQGRLVVVEDHWAEGGLADAVLEAFTGERALLPTVVRLAVTKLPGSGKPAELLSAAGIDAEHIVESVTSLVEDSPLRGDGRGKPSENAWGHTNA, encoded by the coding sequence ATGGCGGACACCTTGGCGGACCTCGCGGCGCAGCTGCGCATCGACAGCATCCGCTGCACCACGGCGGCGGGCTCGGGCCACCCCAGCTCATCCATGTCCGCGGCGGACATCATGGCCGTGCTGTTCCAGAAGTACCTGCGCTTCGACTTCCAGCAGCCGCGCGCGCCCAACAACGACCGCTTCGTGCTCTCCAAGGGCCATGCCTGCCCGGTCCTCTACTCCGCCTTCAAGGCGGCGGGCGCCATCGACGACCGGGAGCTGCTCACCCTGCGCAAGTTCGGCAGCCGGCTGGAGGGGCACCCGAACCCCCACGTGCTGCCGTACGTGGACGTGGCCACGGGGTCGCTCGGCCAGGGGCTCGCCGTCGGCGTGGGCATGGCGCTCACCGCGCGCATGGACGGGCTGCCCTTCCGCACCTACGTGCTGATGGGGGACAGCGAGACGGCGGAGGGCTCCGTGTGGGAGGCGTTCGACAAGGCCAGCCACTACCAGCTCGACAACCTCTGCGCGATCATCGACGTGAACCGGCTGGGCCAGAGCCGCGCGACGGAGCTGGGCTGGAACGTGGAGGCCTATGTGGCCCGCGCCCGCGCGTTCGGGTGGCATGCCATCGCGCTGGATGGGCACGACCTGGGCGCCATCGACCGCGCCTTCGCCGAAGCCCAGGGCAAGAAGGGGCAGCCCACCTGCCTCATCTGCAAGACGGAGAAGGGCCACGGCTACTCGCTCATCGCCAACAAGGAAGGCTGGCACGGCAAGCCGCTGCCGGAGGACAAGGCGAAGGACGCCATCCGCGAGCTGGGCGGCGAGCGGAACGTCCGCATCCAGGTGAAGAAGCCGGAGGCGGTGAAGCCCTCCGGCCTGGACGTGGCCGCGCCGCTGAAGCTGCCCACGTACGAGGTCGGCCAGAAGGAGGCCACGCGCAAGGCGTATGGCGACGCGCTCCTGGCGCTGGGCAACGCCCGGCCGGACGTGGTGGCGCTGGACGCGGAGGTGTCCAACTCCACGTACTCGGACGAGTTCCACAAGGCGCACCCGAAGCGCTACTTCGAGATGTTCATCGCGGAGCAGAACATGGTGTCCAGCGCGGTGGGCATGGCGGTGCTGGGCAAGAAGGTCTTCGTCAGCACCTTCGCGGCCTTCCTGTCGCGCGCGTATGACCAGGTGCGCATGGCGGCCATCTCCAACGCGACGGTGCACCTGTGCGGCAGCCACGCGGGCGTCTCCATTGGCGAGGACGGGCCGTCGCAGATGGCGCTGGAGGACCTGGCGATGATGCGCGCGGTGGGCGGCAGCACGGTGCTCTACCCGAGCGACCCGAACCAGACCGCGAAGCTGCTGGCGCAGGTGCTGGAGCGCCCGGGCATCACCTACCTGCGCAGCACGCGTGAGAAGACGCCGGTGCTCTACCCCGCGACGGAGGCGTTCCCCCTTGGCGGCAGCAAGGTGCTGCGGCGCTCCGACAAGGACGTGGCGACGGTGGTGGCCGCCGGCATCACGCTGCACGAAGCGCTCAAGGCGTATGAGCTGCTGAAGCAGGAGGGCATCCCGGTGCGCGTCATCGACCTGTATTCGGTGAAGCCGGTGGACGCGAAGACGCTGCGCGAGGCCGCGCGCGAGACGCAGGGGAGGCTGGTCGTGGTCGAGGACCACTGGGCCGAGGGCGGGCTCGCGGACGCGGTGCTGGAGGCCTTCACGGGCGAGCGCGCGCTGCTGCCCACGGTGGTGCGCCTGGCGGTGACGAAGCTGCCCGGCTCCGGCAAGCCCGCGGAGCTGCTGAGCGCCGCCGGCATCGACGCCGAGCACATCGTGGAGAGCGTCACGTCGCTGGTGGAGGACTCGCCCCTGCGTGGGGACGGGCGCGGCAAGCCGTCCGAGAACGCCTGGGGCCACACGAACGCCTGA